One Candidatus Margulisiibacteriota bacterium DNA segment encodes these proteins:
- a CDS encoding TetR/AcrR family transcriptional regulator, producing MKKLSNKMNKLVSTTKKLIFYHGIKKVSIEEICKESNVSKVTFYKTFRNKEELVLYILEEINVDAWKKYDKLMEQQIKFQEKMKQLIQFKINWTLNYSKAFISDIMDGTYASVSKQMQTQKEKSIEAFKIILTEGKNNGEFNTNLSSEFILFMSTHVTNSMSDPIFQNLFKNTTEMFEHIMSFFFYGISAIGIVHEK from the coding sequence ATGAAAAAATTATCTAATAAGATGAATAAGCTTGTCTCAACAACAAAAAAACTAATTTTCTATCATGGTATAAAAAAAGTAAGCATTGAAGAAATATGTAAAGAATCTAATGTCTCAAAAGTAACATTTTATAAAACCTTCCGAAACAAAGAAGAGCTAGTCCTATATATACTGGAAGAAATTAATGTAGATGCATGGAAAAAATACGATAAACTGATGGAACAACAAATTAAATTTCAAGAAAAAATGAAGCAATTAATACAATTTAAAATTAATTGGACATTGAACTATAGCAAAGCGTTTATTTCAGACATCATGGATGGCACTTATGCTTCTGTATCAAAACAAATGCAAACTCAGAAAGAAAAATCAATTGAAGCATTTAAAATCATACTTACCGAAGGAAAAAACAACGGAGAATTCAACACCAACTTATCATCAGAATTTATATTATTTATGTCAACACACGTTACCAACTCGATGTCAGACCCAATCTTCCAAAACCTTTTCAAAAATACTACTGAAATGTTTGAACATATTATGTCGTTCTTTTTCTATGGGATTTCAGCAATAGGAATTGTTCATGAAAAATAA
- a CDS encoding ABC transporter ATP-binding protein, translating into MTDIIIKTENLVKKFPIGGGFFTALNNINLSFKEGEFTGIVGPSGSGKTTLLNILGSLDKPTEGSAIVLNQKIETLSHKQAAKLRNHHLGFIFQTYNLLPVYTVYENIEFPLLLLEMSASERQKKVNQALEWVGLTDKTKSKPTQLSGGESQRVAVARAMVKEPKIVLADEPTANLDAENSHNILKMMANLNKELKTTFIFSTHDDKVISYLKRKISLVDGAVAKDEYFTNPSAKKE; encoded by the coding sequence ATGACTGATATAATAATAAAGACAGAAAATTTAGTAAAAAAATTTCCAATTGGAGGTGGATTTTTTACAGCCTTAAATAATATTAACCTCTCATTCAAGGAGGGAGAATTTACTGGAATTGTTGGGCCAAGTGGTTCAGGAAAAACTACCCTACTCAATATTTTAGGATCGCTAGATAAACCAACCGAAGGAAGCGCTATTGTGCTTAATCAAAAGATTGAAACTCTTTCACATAAACAAGCTGCAAAACTAAGAAACCATCATCTAGGCTTTATTTTTCAAACATATAACTTACTACCAGTGTATACGGTTTACGAAAATATTGAATTTCCGTTACTTTTACTGGAAATGTCAGCCAGTGAGCGTCAGAAAAAAGTAAACCAAGCCTTAGAATGGGTGGGACTTACGGATAAAACTAAATCTAAACCAACGCAGCTTTCTGGCGGAGAGAGTCAACGAGTAGCTGTAGCTAGAGCAATGGTGAAGGAACCAAAGATTGTGCTTGCGGACGAACCTACTGCAAACTTAGATGCAGAAAACTCTCATAATATTTTAAAAATGATGGCTAATTTAAATAAAGAGCTAAAGACAACTTTTATTTTTTCCACCCACGACGACAAAGTAATTAGTTATCTGAAACGTAAAATATCGCTTGTTGATGGTGCAGTTGCAAAGGATGAATACTTCACAAACCCCTCTGCAAAAAAAGAGTAA
- a CDS encoding chaperone modulator CbpM: MGKKILLQVEEIITQYNLEASFIIMCIENEWIELTNQNPAMLDQEDISRVLLIQDLKEAMGVNDDSVPIILNLIDQLHCLQNQLLNFS; the protein is encoded by the coding sequence ATGGGAAAAAAAATATTATTACAGGTTGAAGAGATTATTACTCAATATAATTTAGAAGCGTCATTCATTATAATGTGTATTGAAAATGAATGGATTGAGTTAACCAACCAAAACCCCGCTATGCTGGATCAAGAAGATATATCAAGAGTACTCCTAATCCAGGACCTTAAAGAAGCCATGGGTGTTAACGATGATTCAGTTCCCATAATATTAAACCTTATTGACCAATTACATTGCTTGCAAAATCAGTTGCTTAATTTTTCTTAA